In a genomic window of Pseudorasbora parva isolate DD20220531a chromosome 24, ASM2467924v1, whole genome shotgun sequence:
- the cluap1 gene encoding clusterin-associated protein 1 homolog isoform X2, which translates to MSFRDLRNFTEMMRALGYPRLISMENFRSPNFPLVAEILIWLVKRYEPLMEIPSDVETESDRVFFIKAVAQFMATKAHVKLNLKRLYQADGYAVKEMLKITSILYNAMKTKENGSGDQNNDENSKFKFDLGSKIAELKVARQLGSEITAKGAALFDLLGHEEDLRESRAAAIARPLEVTETERALRAAIKDVTESIQMTKDLLNNVSSDEASLEAKIEKKKQDLERNQKRLQTLQSVRPAFMDEYEKIEEDLQKQYQTYVEKFRNLSFLEQQLDDFHRAEQERFEEAEMTMKMRQNKLKEEEKRLMRSGAKDEDSDVDIPEDEGSDSDIDDGQQPRPHLTRHNQISGRGGAHFVGSMRGEDSEESVDSEIDVDDDDEDGEEDEDEEENEDLDEDNDSLEGSSAKPGRSKRSLHPQILEESDNDF; encoded by the exons ATGTCTTTTAGAGATCTGAGAA ATTTTACAGAGATGATGCGAGCGCTTGGCTACCCTCGTCTCATCTCCATGGAAAACTTCAGATCTCCAAACTTTCCTTTAGTAGCTGAAATTCTCATCTGGCTCGTCAAGAG ATATGAACCTCTGATGGAAATTCCCAGTGATGTTGAGACAGAGTCAGACAGGGTGTTTTTCATCAAAGCGGTGGCCCAATTTATG GCCACCAAGGCTCATGTGAAGTTAAATCTTAAGCGACTATATCAGGCAGATGGTTACGCTGTGAAAGAGATGCTGAAAATCACCAGCATCCTCTATAATGCCATGAAAACCAAAGAGAACGGCAGTGGTGACCAGAACAATGACGAAAACAGCAAGTTCAAGTTTGATCTGGGGTCAAAG atagCTGAGTTAAAGGTGGCACGTCAGCTGGGATCTGAAATTACAGCAAAGGGAGCAGCTCTGTTTGACCTGCTGGGGCACGAAGAGGACCTGAGAGAGAGCAGGGCTGCTGCAATAGCCCGACCGCTGGAGGTCACTGAGACAGAGAGAGCGCTGAGAGCGGCTATCAAAGATGTTACG GAGAGCATTCAAATGACGAAGGATCTGCTCAATAACGTATCGTCAGATGAGGCCAGCCTGGAGGCCAAAATCGAGAAGAAGAAACAGGACCTGGAGAGAAACCAGAAGCGTTTACAAACTCTACAGAGCGTGCG TCCAGCATTTATGGATGAATACGAGAAGATCGAGGAGGACTTGCAGAAACAGTACCAGACGTATGTGGAGAAATTCCGTAACCTCAGCTTCCTGGAGCAGCAGCTAGACGACTTTCACAGAGCCGAGCAGGAGCGCTTCGAG GAAGCAGAAATGACAATGAAAATGAgacaaaacaaattaaaagaaGAGGAGAAGAGACTCATGAGGAGTGGAG CAAAAGATGAAGACTCAGATGTGGACATACCAGAGGACGAAGGATCTGACAGCGATATAGATGACGGACAGCAGCCCAGACCGCACCTCACTCGACACAACCAGATATCAG GTCGAGGTGGCGCACATTTCGTTGGCAGTATGAGAGGAGAAGACAGTGAAGAG TCAGTGGACAGCGAGATTGAcgtagatgatgatgatgaagatggtgaggaagatgaagatgaggaggaaAACGAGGATCTGGATGAAGACAATGACAGTCTGGAGGGCTCCTCTGCCAAACCCGGACGGTCAAAGCGATCACTGCACCCACAAATCCTTGAGGAGAGCGACAATGATTTTTAA
- the cluap1 gene encoding clusterin-associated protein 1 homolog isoform X1 codes for MSFRDLRNFTEMMRALGYPRLISMENFRSPNFPLVAEILIWLVKRYEPLMEIPSDVETESDRVFFIKAVAQFMATKAHVKLNLKRLYQADGYAVKEMLKITSILYNAMKTKENGSGDQNNDENSKFKFDLGSKIAELKVARQLGSEITAKGAALFDLLGHEEDLRESRAAAIARPLEVTETERALRAAIKDVTESIQMTKDLLNNVSSDEASLEAKIEKKKQDLERNQKRLQTLQSVRPAFMDEYEKIEEDLQKQYQTYVEKFRNLSFLEQQLDDFHRAEQERFEEAEMTMKMRQNKLKEEEKRLMRSGAAKDEDSDVDIPEDEGSDSDIDDGQQPRPHLTRHNQISGRGGAHFVGSMRGEDSEESVDSEIDVDDDDEDGEEDEDEEENEDLDEDNDSLEGSSAKPGRSKRSLHPQILEESDNDF; via the exons ATGTCTTTTAGAGATCTGAGAA ATTTTACAGAGATGATGCGAGCGCTTGGCTACCCTCGTCTCATCTCCATGGAAAACTTCAGATCTCCAAACTTTCCTTTAGTAGCTGAAATTCTCATCTGGCTCGTCAAGAG ATATGAACCTCTGATGGAAATTCCCAGTGATGTTGAGACAGAGTCAGACAGGGTGTTTTTCATCAAAGCGGTGGCCCAATTTATG GCCACCAAGGCTCATGTGAAGTTAAATCTTAAGCGACTATATCAGGCAGATGGTTACGCTGTGAAAGAGATGCTGAAAATCACCAGCATCCTCTATAATGCCATGAAAACCAAAGAGAACGGCAGTGGTGACCAGAACAATGACGAAAACAGCAAGTTCAAGTTTGATCTGGGGTCAAAG atagCTGAGTTAAAGGTGGCACGTCAGCTGGGATCTGAAATTACAGCAAAGGGAGCAGCTCTGTTTGACCTGCTGGGGCACGAAGAGGACCTGAGAGAGAGCAGGGCTGCTGCAATAGCCCGACCGCTGGAGGTCACTGAGACAGAGAGAGCGCTGAGAGCGGCTATCAAAGATGTTACG GAGAGCATTCAAATGACGAAGGATCTGCTCAATAACGTATCGTCAGATGAGGCCAGCCTGGAGGCCAAAATCGAGAAGAAGAAACAGGACCTGGAGAGAAACCAGAAGCGTTTACAAACTCTACAGAGCGTGCG TCCAGCATTTATGGATGAATACGAGAAGATCGAGGAGGACTTGCAGAAACAGTACCAGACGTATGTGGAGAAATTCCGTAACCTCAGCTTCCTGGAGCAGCAGCTAGACGACTTTCACAGAGCCGAGCAGGAGCGCTTCGAG GAAGCAGAAATGACAATGAAAATGAgacaaaacaaattaaaagaaGAGGAGAAGAGACTCATGAGGAGTGGAG CAGCAAAAGATGAAGACTCAGATGTGGACATACCAGAGGACGAAGGATCTGACAGCGATATAGATGACGGACAGCAGCCCAGACCGCACCTCACTCGACACAACCAGATATCAG GTCGAGGTGGCGCACATTTCGTTGGCAGTATGAGAGGAGAAGACAGTGAAGAG TCAGTGGACAGCGAGATTGAcgtagatgatgatgatgaagatggtgaggaagatgaagatgaggaggaaAACGAGGATCTGGATGAAGACAATGACAGTCTGGAGGGCTCCTCTGCCAAACCCGGACGGTCAAAGCGATCACTGCACCCACAAATCCTTGAGGAGAGCGACAATGATTTTTAA
- the nlrc3 gene encoding NLR family CARD domain-containing protein 3 isoform X2, producing the protein MARHDHIPWQEYCYLDLKSSAQKQETSKRMEDPKWLRRHQALLQRFLSTSIFVNVVHHMRKADLLNAQEVGLIQEMGSLKDKVHLLVEFLSVTDPQGAALQTYLQSSHLTEYNLITVHESVVQPHKDALLQRLKEDENSFTQAGGSSHGSTFLLIECVSDLQQREHDLVQVSVNRGAGPLHGRALGLDKLIAPLTRVSSAPRVTLTVGVAGSGKSRMVHRFVQLWSSGQIYPELSLAIPIACWELSSFDRLSVERLLRLFVPYDNVDVIIFNESCKILLILDGLEEFRQSLDFADAPPTSDPRREIPVSDLIANIVRGNLLPWATLWLLSRPGVGAKVPAGLVDRVTEAPPLSRTQIKDYINNLITNKLDVYSLSQESSTSQSYTPEDVSSHVWTYLSSQKPLLILSSVPAVCHIIVTTISRLIKLESDSTPLPRTLTEVYAHYCWPHLSGSDPASGGIRKPLSTLGRLAFYSLLRRRHTFSENELRTYGVEVPPQVGTLSHRILQRKQSWSHDNVVWQFTHTSVQEFLGALFYYVSSRRGMFDLFSESSVCWPRIGFHSHYRAALQKTNQSDAAAQGNLDLFMRFLSGLLSPSVTALLSVPLGVSREEQVTQRTTATTLLQSAVAGTAGDAVSMRSITMVTCLAELQHGEWLRSVEEDLMNCSLRGKLKGGVCSVLAYLLQVSDACTEETQLSNCLDSSSLKRLLPQLLYCSNLRMENNEFKEGAMELLGSLLSAKECHIQTLSLADNLISSKGIKPLSRALLVNRTLTALDLRGNNIGAKGAKTLSEALKMNQVLVSVNLQSNHIEDEGARALAEVLQSNRKLTTLNLQKNSIGPEGVKKIADALTKNQTLQDLNVSSNHLGDLGTVALAQALMVNHVLHTLSLQSNSVSDRGIKALSHALQSNRGLSCLNLRENSIGVSGAKDIAKALKVNTCLRELDLTANLLHDEGVTAIAEAMRVNRAITSLHLQWNFMKAGAAKALAQSLMSNTCIQLLDLQENALGDNGVIALACALSSNSSLTVLYLQGVSAGKSGAVALANALVINETLHTLDLRGNSIGMEGAKAFSSALKNNRGLRSLNLQENSLGMDGAIFIATALRGNHQLTYINLQGNGIGESGAKVVSDAIKAGAPDCVVDI; encoded by the exons ATGGCTAGACATGACCATATCCCATGGCAGGAATACTGTTACCTGGATCTGAAGTCCAGTGCTCAAAAACAAGAGACTAGCAAAAGGATGGAAG ATCCCAAGTGGTTACGCAGACACCAGGCATTGTTGCAAAGGTTCTTATCCACCTCCATCTTTGTAAATGTGGTCCATCACATGAGAAAAGCAGACCTGCTCAATGCACAGGAGGTGGGGCTTATCCAGGAAATGGGGTCTTTGAAGGACAAAGTGCATTTATTGGTTGAGTTCCTGTCTGTCACTGATCCACAGGGCGCCGCCCTTCAAACTTATCTTCAAAGTTCACACCTGACTGAGTACAACCTGATAACTGTACATG AGTCGGTGGTTCAACCACATAAAGACGCTCTCCTTCAGCGACTCAAAGAAGATGAAAATTCATTCACGCAAGCCGGCGGTAGCTCACACGGTTCCACTTTCCTCCTTATAGAGTGTGTGTCTGACCTACAGCAGCGAGAACATGACCTCGTACAGGTGTCAGTCAACAGAGGGGCGGGGCCTCTTCACGGTCGAGCCCTGGGATTGGACAAGCTGATCGCGCCTTTGACGAGGGTTAGCTCCGCCCCTCGAGTGACGCTGACCGTGGGCGTGGCTGGCAGCGGGAAAAGCCGAATGGTCCATCGTTTTGTCCAGCTTTGGAGCAGCGGTCAAATCTATCCAGAGCTGAGTCTTGCCATCCCCATTGCATGCTGGGAATTAAGCAGCTTCGACCGGCTATCGGTCGAGCGCTTGCTGCGGTTGTTTGTTCCGTATGATAATGTGGACGTAATCATTTTTAACGAGTCCTGCAAAATATTGCTCATTTTGGATGGATTGGAAGAATTTCGCCAATCGCTGGACTTTGCAGATGCCCCGCCCACTAGCGATCCTCGTCGTGAAATTCCTGTATCGGACCTCATTGCGAATATCGTACGCGGGAACCTTTTGCCATGGGCAACGCTCTGGCTTTTGTCAAGGCCTGGTGTTGGGGCGAAAGTTCCGGCGGGATTGGTCGATCGTGTGACCGAAGCCCCGCCTCTTTCCCGAACGCAAATAAAGGATTATATTAATAACTTGATTACGAACAAGTTAGATGTCTACTCTTTGTCACAAGAGAGCTCAACGTCTCAATCATACACACCTGAGGATGTTTCCTCCCATGTGTGGACTTACCTGAGTTCTCAGAAACCATTGCTCATTTTGTCTTCCGTCCCCGCGGTCTGCCACATTATCGTGACTACGATATCGCGCCTTATAAAGTTGGAGTCAGATTCCACGCCCCTTCCCCGGACTCTAACAGAAGTCTACGCCCACTATTGTTGGCCACACCTTTCTGGATCAGACCCGGCCAGTGGGGGCATCAGGAAGCCTCTGAGTACTCTGGGTCGTCTTGCGTTTTACAGCCTCTTACGGCGACGGCATACCTTCAGCGAGAACGAATTGCGAACTTACGGCGTCGAGGTACCACCTCAGGTCGGGACTCTCAGCCACCGCATCCTCCAGCGCAAGCAAAGCTGGTCACATGATAACGTGGTGTGGCAGTTCACGCACACGTCCGTGCAGGAATTCCTCGGAGCTCTTTTCTACTACGTTTCGTCAAGGCGTGGGATGTTTGATCTGTTCTCCGAAAGTAGTGTCTGCTGGCCTCGCATCGGCTTCCACAGCCACTACCGCGCTGCGCTGCAGAAAACCAACCAATCGGACGCCGCAGCTCAAGGCAACCTTGACCTCTTCATGCGCTTCCTGTCAGGGCTGCTGTCTCCTTCGGTCACCGCTTTGCTAAGCGTTCCTCTGGGCGTTTCGCGCGAGGAGCAGGTGACCCAGCGCACCACGGCGACGACCTTGCTTCAGAGCGCGGTGGCCGGGACGGCAGGCGACGCCGTAAGTATGCGCAGCATCACAATGGTAACGTGTCTGGCGGAGCTGCAACATGGAGAGTGGCTACGGTCAGTAGAGGAGGATCTCATGAACTGCAGCCTGCGAGGGAAGCTGAAGGGTGGAGTTTGTTCTGTGCTAGCTTACCTGTTGCAGGTATCAGATGCTTGTACAGAAGAAACGCAACTGTCTAATTGCCTAGACTCCTCCTCCCTGAAGAGGCTCCTCCCACAGCTGCTGTACTGCAGTAATCTGAG AATGGAAAACAATGAATTTAAGGAAGGTGCAATGGAGCTGTTGGGAAGTCTGTTGAGTGCCAAAGAGTGCCATATTCAGACGCTCAG TCTAGCTGACAACTTAATCAGCAGTAAAGGAATTAAACCACTCAGTCGAGCTCTACTCGTCAACCGAACCCTCACGGCCCTGGA CCTCCGTGGCAACAACATCGGTGCCAAGGGAGCAAAGACGTTGAGCGAGGCACTAAAAATGAATCAAGTCCTTGTGTCAGTCAA CTTGCAAAGTAACCACATAGAGGACGAAGGTGCTCGTGCGCTGGCGGAGGTTCTTCAATCAAACCGAAAGCTCACCACACTGaa TCTTCAGAAGAACAGCATCGGACCAGAAGGAGTGAAAAAAATCGCAGACGCACTCACAAAGAATCAGACTCTACAGGATCTCAA TGTGTCCAGCAATCATCTGGGAGATTTGGGAACAGTGGCTCTGGCTCAAGCGCTTATGGTCAACCACGTTCTCCACACACTCAG TCTTCAGAGTAACTCTGTGAGTGACAGAGGCATTAAAGCGCTCTCACACGCTCTTCAGTCCAACCGAGGACTCAGCTGTCTGAA TCTAAGGGAGAATTCAATAGGAGTTTCTGGAGCTAAAGACATCGCCAAAGCCTTAAAAGTCAACACTTGTCTTAGAGAACTTGA TCTGACGGCTAATCTTCTCCATGATGAGGGAGTGACCGCCATCGCTGAAGCCATGAGGGTCAACAGAGCCATCACCTCCTTACA tctcCAGTGGAACTTCATGAAGGCTGGAGCAGCTAAAGCTTTAGCTCAGTCTTTGATGAGCAACACCTGCATTCAGCTGCTGGA TCTGCAGGAGAACGCTCTGGGTGATAATGGTGTGATAGCTCTGGCCTGTGCTCTGAGCTCAAACTCTTCGCTCACTGTGCTCTA TCTTCAGGGTGTATCAGCAGGAAAATCAGGGGCTGTTGCACTAGCCAACGCTCTGGTGATCAATGAAACCCTTCATACATTAGA tcTGCGTGGTAACTCCATCGGGATGGAAGGAGCGAAGGCGTTTTCCAGCGCTCTGAAGAACAACAGGGGTTTGAGAAGTCTGAA TCTACAGGAGAATTCTCTGGGGATGGACGGAGCGATCTTCATCGCGACTGCGCTGAGAGGAAACCATCAGCTCACTTACATCAA TCTCCAGGGTAACGGCATCGGGGAGTCGGGGGCAAAGGTCGTCTCAGACGCCATCAAAGCTGGTGCACCAGATTGTGTGGTGGACATCTAG
- the nlrc3 gene encoding NLR family CARD domain-containing protein 3 isoform X1 codes for MARHDHIPWQEYCYLDLKSSAQKQETSKRMEDPKWLRRHQALLQRFLSTSIFVNVVHHMRKADLLNAQEVGLIQEMGSLKDKVHLLVEFLSVTDPQGAALQTYLQSSHLTEYNLITVHESVVQPHKDALLQRLKEDENSFTQAGGSSHGSTFLLIECVSDLQQREHDLVQVSVNRGAGPLHGRALGLDKLIAPLTRVSSAPRVTLTVGVAGSGKSRMVHRFVQLWSSGQIYPELSLAIPIACWELSSFDRLSVERLLRLFVPYDNVDVIIFNESCKILLILDGLEEFRQSLDFADAPPTSDPRREIPVSDLIANIVRGNLLPWATLWLLSRPGVGAKVPAGLVDRVTEAPPLSRTQIKDYINNLITNKLDVYSLSQESSTSQSYTPEDVSSHVWTYLSSQKPLLILSSVPAVCHIIVTTISRLIKLESDSTPLPRTLTEVYAHYCWPHLSGSDPASGGIRKPLSTLGRLAFYSLLRRRHTFSENELRTYGVEVPPQVGTLSHRILQRKQSWSHDNVVWQFTHTSVQEFLGALFYYVSSRRGMFDLFSESSVCWPRIGFHSHYRAALQKTNQSDAAAQGNLDLFMRFLSGLLSPSVTALLSVPLGVSREEQVTQRTTATTLLQSAVAGTAGDAVSMRSITMVTCLAELQHGEWLRSVEEDLMNCSLRGKLKGGVCSVLAYLLQVSDACTEETQLSNCLDSSSLKRLLPQLLYCSNLRMENNEFKEGAMELLGSLLSAKECHIQTLSLADNLISSKGIKPLSRALLVNRTLTALDLRGNNIGAKGAKTLSEALKMNQVLVSVNLQSNHIEDEGARALAEVLQSNRKLTTLNLQKNSIGPEGVKKIADALTKNQTLQDLNVSSNHLGDLGTVALAQALMVNHVLHTLSLQSNSVSDRGIKALSHALQSNRGLSCLNLRENSIGVSGAKDIAKALKVNTCLRELDLTANLLHDEGVTAIAEAMRVNRAITSLHLQWNFMKAGAAKALAQSLMSNTCIQLLDLQENALGDNGVIALACALSSNSSLTVLYLQGVSAGKSGAVALANALVINETLHTLDLRGNSIGMEGAKAFSSALKNNRGLRSLNLQENSLGMDGAIFIATALRGNHQLTYIKSVCVGVCVCMCEPPNVCERFNKSVTMAWHMW; via the exons ATGGCTAGACATGACCATATCCCATGGCAGGAATACTGTTACCTGGATCTGAAGTCCAGTGCTCAAAAACAAGAGACTAGCAAAAGGATGGAAG ATCCCAAGTGGTTACGCAGACACCAGGCATTGTTGCAAAGGTTCTTATCCACCTCCATCTTTGTAAATGTGGTCCATCACATGAGAAAAGCAGACCTGCTCAATGCACAGGAGGTGGGGCTTATCCAGGAAATGGGGTCTTTGAAGGACAAAGTGCATTTATTGGTTGAGTTCCTGTCTGTCACTGATCCACAGGGCGCCGCCCTTCAAACTTATCTTCAAAGTTCACACCTGACTGAGTACAACCTGATAACTGTACATG AGTCGGTGGTTCAACCACATAAAGACGCTCTCCTTCAGCGACTCAAAGAAGATGAAAATTCATTCACGCAAGCCGGCGGTAGCTCACACGGTTCCACTTTCCTCCTTATAGAGTGTGTGTCTGACCTACAGCAGCGAGAACATGACCTCGTACAGGTGTCAGTCAACAGAGGGGCGGGGCCTCTTCACGGTCGAGCCCTGGGATTGGACAAGCTGATCGCGCCTTTGACGAGGGTTAGCTCCGCCCCTCGAGTGACGCTGACCGTGGGCGTGGCTGGCAGCGGGAAAAGCCGAATGGTCCATCGTTTTGTCCAGCTTTGGAGCAGCGGTCAAATCTATCCAGAGCTGAGTCTTGCCATCCCCATTGCATGCTGGGAATTAAGCAGCTTCGACCGGCTATCGGTCGAGCGCTTGCTGCGGTTGTTTGTTCCGTATGATAATGTGGACGTAATCATTTTTAACGAGTCCTGCAAAATATTGCTCATTTTGGATGGATTGGAAGAATTTCGCCAATCGCTGGACTTTGCAGATGCCCCGCCCACTAGCGATCCTCGTCGTGAAATTCCTGTATCGGACCTCATTGCGAATATCGTACGCGGGAACCTTTTGCCATGGGCAACGCTCTGGCTTTTGTCAAGGCCTGGTGTTGGGGCGAAAGTTCCGGCGGGATTGGTCGATCGTGTGACCGAAGCCCCGCCTCTTTCCCGAACGCAAATAAAGGATTATATTAATAACTTGATTACGAACAAGTTAGATGTCTACTCTTTGTCACAAGAGAGCTCAACGTCTCAATCATACACACCTGAGGATGTTTCCTCCCATGTGTGGACTTACCTGAGTTCTCAGAAACCATTGCTCATTTTGTCTTCCGTCCCCGCGGTCTGCCACATTATCGTGACTACGATATCGCGCCTTATAAAGTTGGAGTCAGATTCCACGCCCCTTCCCCGGACTCTAACAGAAGTCTACGCCCACTATTGTTGGCCACACCTTTCTGGATCAGACCCGGCCAGTGGGGGCATCAGGAAGCCTCTGAGTACTCTGGGTCGTCTTGCGTTTTACAGCCTCTTACGGCGACGGCATACCTTCAGCGAGAACGAATTGCGAACTTACGGCGTCGAGGTACCACCTCAGGTCGGGACTCTCAGCCACCGCATCCTCCAGCGCAAGCAAAGCTGGTCACATGATAACGTGGTGTGGCAGTTCACGCACACGTCCGTGCAGGAATTCCTCGGAGCTCTTTTCTACTACGTTTCGTCAAGGCGTGGGATGTTTGATCTGTTCTCCGAAAGTAGTGTCTGCTGGCCTCGCATCGGCTTCCACAGCCACTACCGCGCTGCGCTGCAGAAAACCAACCAATCGGACGCCGCAGCTCAAGGCAACCTTGACCTCTTCATGCGCTTCCTGTCAGGGCTGCTGTCTCCTTCGGTCACCGCTTTGCTAAGCGTTCCTCTGGGCGTTTCGCGCGAGGAGCAGGTGACCCAGCGCACCACGGCGACGACCTTGCTTCAGAGCGCGGTGGCCGGGACGGCAGGCGACGCCGTAAGTATGCGCAGCATCACAATGGTAACGTGTCTGGCGGAGCTGCAACATGGAGAGTGGCTACGGTCAGTAGAGGAGGATCTCATGAACTGCAGCCTGCGAGGGAAGCTGAAGGGTGGAGTTTGTTCTGTGCTAGCTTACCTGTTGCAGGTATCAGATGCTTGTACAGAAGAAACGCAACTGTCTAATTGCCTAGACTCCTCCTCCCTGAAGAGGCTCCTCCCACAGCTGCTGTACTGCAGTAATCTGAG AATGGAAAACAATGAATTTAAGGAAGGTGCAATGGAGCTGTTGGGAAGTCTGTTGAGTGCCAAAGAGTGCCATATTCAGACGCTCAG TCTAGCTGACAACTTAATCAGCAGTAAAGGAATTAAACCACTCAGTCGAGCTCTACTCGTCAACCGAACCCTCACGGCCCTGGA CCTCCGTGGCAACAACATCGGTGCCAAGGGAGCAAAGACGTTGAGCGAGGCACTAAAAATGAATCAAGTCCTTGTGTCAGTCAA CTTGCAAAGTAACCACATAGAGGACGAAGGTGCTCGTGCGCTGGCGGAGGTTCTTCAATCAAACCGAAAGCTCACCACACTGaa TCTTCAGAAGAACAGCATCGGACCAGAAGGAGTGAAAAAAATCGCAGACGCACTCACAAAGAATCAGACTCTACAGGATCTCAA TGTGTCCAGCAATCATCTGGGAGATTTGGGAACAGTGGCTCTGGCTCAAGCGCTTATGGTCAACCACGTTCTCCACACACTCAG TCTTCAGAGTAACTCTGTGAGTGACAGAGGCATTAAAGCGCTCTCACACGCTCTTCAGTCCAACCGAGGACTCAGCTGTCTGAA TCTAAGGGAGAATTCAATAGGAGTTTCTGGAGCTAAAGACATCGCCAAAGCCTTAAAAGTCAACACTTGTCTTAGAGAACTTGA TCTGACGGCTAATCTTCTCCATGATGAGGGAGTGACCGCCATCGCTGAAGCCATGAGGGTCAACAGAGCCATCACCTCCTTACA tctcCAGTGGAACTTCATGAAGGCTGGAGCAGCTAAAGCTTTAGCTCAGTCTTTGATGAGCAACACCTGCATTCAGCTGCTGGA TCTGCAGGAGAACGCTCTGGGTGATAATGGTGTGATAGCTCTGGCCTGTGCTCTGAGCTCAAACTCTTCGCTCACTGTGCTCTA TCTTCAGGGTGTATCAGCAGGAAAATCAGGGGCTGTTGCACTAGCCAACGCTCTGGTGATCAATGAAACCCTTCATACATTAGA tcTGCGTGGTAACTCCATCGGGATGGAAGGAGCGAAGGCGTTTTCCAGCGCTCTGAAGAACAACAGGGGTTTGAGAAGTCTGAA TCTACAGGAGAATTCTCTGGGGATGGACGGAGCGATCTTCATCGCGACTGCGCTGAGAGGAAACCATCAGCTCACTTACATCAAGTCAgtctgtgtgggtgtgtgtgtgtgtatgtgtgaaccGCCAAATGTGTGTGAGAGGTTCAACAAGAGTGTCACGATGGCATGGCACATGTGGTGA